The nucleotide sequence CAGCCTTGCCCAGCTCCTCGTGGACAAGGCACAGGAAGAGGGGGCTATTCCCTTGGTACAGTTCCATGCTTCTCCGACAGCAGAGAAACTCTCCATGGGGTTTATGCTGGATGGGAAAGCTGCTGCCGTCATTGGGACCCATACAAAGGTTCTAAGTGCCGATGGGCGTATTCTAGGGGGTGGTACAGCTTATATCACCGATAATGGGAGATGTGGAAGCCAAACAAGTGTGGGAGGCTTCGATGCTGCCACGGAAATTGAGAAACAAATCGTACAGATACCGGTTCGCAGCCAAGAATGCTGGAATGACCTCGCCCTCGTCGGGGTGATGGTGGATATCTCAGACGAGAAAAAAGCAACCTCCATCGAGATTATCCGCGTTCCTGTAGAACATGAAAGGATATAACTATGTATGAGGTCGTTACCGTAACAAGAAACATCTCTCCCGATAAGATTGAGGTTGTCTGCACCAGTTCTGCATGCAGCGGATGTAAAGGGTCGGCATTTTGTAATACCAAGGGAAAGAAATTTGAAGTCTGGAATGAGAACAAACTTCCCGTCTACGAAGGGCAGGAGGTCGAGATCTACCTCCAGCCGTCAAGGACGATTGCCGGAACCTTGATCACGCTTATTGCCCCCTTACTGCTTTTTCCGATTGGATATTTCCT is from uncultured Sphaerochaeta sp. and encodes:
- a CDS encoding TIGR00282 family metallophosphoesterase, which codes for MSIRVLFLGEIVGRPGIQCVKEALRPLRTEKSIDLVIANAEGATGGFGIGRAHSMQLLKLGIDVITGGEKIYYKKDMVEFIAKNPSILRPANYPQQNPGRGIRFLTVNEQKVCVINILGNADFPRTHLSNAFSLAQLLVDKAQEEGAIPLVQFHASPTAEKLSMGFMLDGKAAAVIGTHTKVLSADGRILGGGTAYITDNGRCGSQTSVGGFDAATEIEKQIVQIPVRSQECWNDLALVGVMVDISDEKKATSIEIIRVPVEHERI
- a CDS encoding SoxR reducing system RseC family protein, with amino-acid sequence MYEVVTVTRNISPDKIEVVCTSSACSGCKGSAFCNTKGKKFEVWNENKLPVYEGQEVEIYLQPSRTIAGTLITLIAPLLLFPIGYFLAVAAGLGVGASFLIALGSIALGFVGVWLYFKKQENHYLPVVASVLSEEREE